The following proteins come from a genomic window of Nicotiana tomentosiformis chromosome 12, ASM39032v3, whole genome shotgun sequence:
- the LOC138903085 gene encoding uncharacterized protein, with translation MSSIDEDKDRGWMGQYIRVRTRDLIQEEKMSFPEKWNFDRVTRDAVLRPSSGDEGNKSPVLEQGKEKKRRASSRPEDPKPKTRKVRRKIIALSIDSVQRLREEEEEEDSSSTLVVRPTEAVEVARAAEPMAAVRIRVGSEDLSLDRSTPSDFLGAMAMGHSPSLPSFSEEALKEARELNTLDLLAQVHSDIGDASLLLEEAHRFITRAIGRFRVDLSQCEAELRKVLGERDDLRLLSSKKEEAIKDLQADLAKVREERVELDQQLRNVKQKVSGQAKKIDELEIRLAEAKAEVESSKVLADKSIAYRFRRKTLEEIHARGFDLTEEVRKAKELEAEAEALASDDDDDDNDDGSKSGSEGGEDPDPEA, from the exons atgtcaagcattgatgaagataaggatcgaggttggatgggtcaatatattcgagtgaggactcgTGATCTTATCCAGGAGGAAAAGATGTCGTTTCCTGaaaaatggaatttcgacc GTGTAACTagggatgccgttttgaggccttcgagcggtgatgAAGGAAACAAGTCCCCGGTCCTGGaacagggaaaagaaaagaaacgaagggcttcctctcggccggaggaccctaagcccaaaactcgaaaggtgaggagaaaaatcattgccctttcgatcgactcggtccaacgactgagggaggaagaagaagaagaagatagctcCTCGACTTTGGTAGTCCGACCTACAGAGGCAGTCGAGGTTGCTAGAGCTGCTGAGCCGATGGCGGCCGTGCGCATCAGGGTTGGTTCCGAAGACCTAAGTCTCGATcggagtactccgagtgattttCTCGGGGCAATGGCAATGGGCCATTCACCTTCTCTTccgtctttttctgaggaggcgttgaagGAGGCTCGAGAGCTGAATACTCTCGATTTGCTGGCTCAGGTGCA ttccgatatcggtgatgcttctcttttgttagaggaagctcatcgttttattactcgg GCCATCGGTAGGTTTCGAgttgatcttagccagtgtgaggccgaactCCGAAAGGTCCTAGGTGAAAGAGATGACCTTCGACTTCTTAGTAGCAAAAAGGAGGAGGCTATAAAAGatcttcaagcggatttggctaaggttcgtgaagaaagggtcgagctcgatcagcag CTTCGAAACGTCAAGCAAAAGGTGTCGGGTCAGGCTAAGAAAATCGATGAGCTTGAGatacgacttgctgaggctaaggcggaggttgagtcgtcgaaagttttGGCGGATAAGTCTATTGCT TATAGATTTCGGAGGAAGACTctcgaggagatacatgctcgaggtttcgaccttaccgaagaggtaagaaaggcaaaagagcttgaagcggaagctgaagccttggcttctgatgatgatgacgatgataacgatgatggtagcaaaagcgggtcCGAGGGTGGGGAAGACCCTGACCCAGAAGCTTAG
- the LOC104085407 gene encoding protein BRASSINAZOLE-RESISTANT 1-like: MMWEAGGGSTASSSAAGSGDGSGGAGVGLPESGSNCGRRKPSWRERENNRRRERRRRAMAAKIYTGLRAQGNYNLPKNCDNNEVLKALCAEAGWIVEPDGTTYPKGCRPTPMEIGGTSANITPSASRNPSPPSSHFASPIPSYQPSPTSSSFPSPSRAYANISSYPFAFLHNVIPSSLPPLRISNSAPVTPPLSSPTRHPKQTFNLETLAKESMSALNFPFFAASAPASPTRGQRFTPPTIPECDESDTSTIDSGQWINFQTYATNVPASPTFNLVKPVAQPLCSNDIITEKGKSIEFDFENVSVKAWEGERIHDVGFDDLELTLGSGSARV; encoded by the exons ATGATGTGGGAAGCTGGAGGAGGATCAACAGCTTCTTCCTCCGCAGCCGGTAGCGGTGATGGAAGTGGTGGTGCCGGAGTTGGTTTACCGGAAAGTGGTAGTAATTGTGGGAGGAGGAAGCCTTCttggagagagagagaaaataacaggagaagagagagaagaagaagagcaATGGCTGCCAAGATTTATACAGGCTTAAGAGCTCAAGGGAATTATAATCTTCCTAAAAACTGTGATAATAATGAAGTTCTTAAAGCCCTTTGTGCTGAAGCTGGTTGGATTGTTGAACCTGATGGTACCACTTATCCCAAG GGGTGCAGGCCAACCCCAATGGAGATCGGAGGCACTTCAGCAAACATCACGCCAAGTGCTTCACGGAATCCAAGTCCGCCATCATCACACTTTGCTAGCCCAATTCCATCTTATCAGCCGAGTCCAACCTCCTCTTCTTTCCCCAGTCCATCGCGTGCTTATGCTAACATATCATCATACCCATTCGCATTTCTTCATAATGTCATTCCTTCATCACTTCCTCCATTACGAATATCAAACAGTGCCCCTGTAACGCCACCTCTTTCATCACCAACTAGGCATCCTAAGCAAACATTCAATTTGGAGACTTTGGCCAAAGAATCAATGTCTGCTTTAAATTTCCCTTTCTTTGCTGCTTCAGCCCCAGCAAGCCCAACTCGGGGTCAGCGTTTTACTCCTCCCACTATACCTGAGTGTGACGAATCTGACACATCCACTATTGACTCAGGCCAGTGGATCAACTTCCAAACGTATGCTACCAATGTTCCAGCTTCTCCAACTTTTAATCTTGTAAAACCTGTGGCGCAGCCACTCTGTTCTAATGATATCATCACGGAGAAGGGTAAGAGCATAGAATTTGATTTCGAAAATGTGTCGGTCAAGGCATGGGAAGGGGAAAGGATTCACGATGTAGGATTCGATGATCTGGAACTCACGCTTGGAAGTGGCAGTGCTCGCGTATGA